From the genome of Solanum pennellii chromosome 6, SPENNV200:
atgggttaaaacaagcaccaaaacaatggcatgcaaagtttgatcaaaccatgttgtcaaatggatttaagatcaatgaatgtgataaatgtgtttacactcttttaattttcctatatatatTACCTTTAGCATTTTTCTAAGCACTTAGCAGTACCAAGAACAATGAAAAATTTGCCAGCAACTAcactaaacaaaataaatgacaCACTAAAATCAATAAAGACAAATAAATCATTTGGCAGCAACAAACTAAACAACACTAATCAATAAATGGCATACCATAGTTTCATATGCCGTCGAATTAGGCACATaaacttgttgattttgaggACGTGAATTAGGATTACCAATAGCAAGACGAGTAATGCGCCTGAACCAAATAGTATATGGATCATCATAGCGAAGTGGTTCATTATTAACCGGTGCATCACAACTATATTGGAGACGTTGGTTCCAAAATGATAACCAATGTGCATGTTCCAACTCCCAATTTGTATTTGGTCTTCCCCGACGATCATGGCGAAAGTGGTTGGGATCAAATGAAAACGGAGTTGGTATAGCTTGTTGTAGTCCAAATTGCCTCATAACACGATCTGGCAAATGAACCTCGACCACATTCCAACAAAAGATTGGAACTCTAACTCGCCATATGTCTCGTCCAACATGACAATAAAGTGGAAGACTCTCAATTAAGTCATCGAAATACGGTTCCCAAATAAACtacatgaaaaaagaaaagagcaaaGTGAGTCTTTAcatttacaatatttataaataagtaaaagcaTTGTACCTGATCTTTATCATAGAGTCAAGTGCATCCCTATAAACTTTCAACACATGCTTGGTAGTATTCGTCCAACTAAGATGTGCAAACCATCTAGTAGCATGTGGACCCCTAGGCAAACCACATGAGAAATAGTTCTTGCATCTCTGTGGGCTACTATTTGAGGACGGAGAACAGTGACTCTCTCCCACGCCCAAATCTGGGAGAAAGAGTTTTTAGGATTACATCTCTAAAAAATTTCATCCTCCAATAACACTACGGAgacaaattgaaataaatataaataaattatatgtacAATCATTAGGTATACCTGAAGTAGTGGCAAAAATCCGGCTATCAAACTACGGTCAATAGCAGACCGATTAGATTTGTAAACACCATATAATCCAGATAATCTAATTTCTTCAAGAACTCGTGGATGGATGGGATATTTCTCTATGAGCTTCCAAAAATTTCCATCTTCTCTCCTCGTATTAagaatcatattaacatttccTTCCCATATATCTTGTGATCTATGAGTAAGTTGTCCCGTTAATACATTCGATTCCAATGGACCGGGATCCAACTTGTATTCACTATCATTAGCCATAAAAAATACCTACGAAATACACATGAAAGTAAACTTAAATGTTAGCCCGAAtcattatgtaattttttcttggCGACACACTTCAAAAGTGATATAAAGTtatgaaatcacatttaaaagttttaaggTCATTCTCTTTAATTTAGAAGTGTGATGATATAAGACAAACCATCTTAGACTACACTAAGCGACAATAGAACTCGAGCATAATCTTTATCTTGATATATGTTGAGATTCGAAATTTGCAGAGAATTGTTAAGAAAAACAAACCTTAAGCAAAGAAATTACCTGTCGAAATACTTATGGCTCTTCTTTTCCGGCAACACTTACAACGAGAATCGAACCAGCAGCGTGCATATGCTCTCTTAGCGAGGGAAAGAAAGGGGAAGAAATATGAAATTGGGTTTAGGGTATAAGGTGAGGGAAGTACGGCTAATGGATAAATTGGATTTAAGAAAGAAGGATCTAGTATAATAATTCTAAAACGTTACCAATTGTAACGTATTTCGACTTAAACTCTAAAACGTTACTTGCAGTAACGTATTCCAACTTAAACTCTAAAACGTTACTTGTAGTAACGTATTCTAACTTTAACGCCGTCCCCCGTTAGTTTTGGTCCGTTTCTTGGCAGCATTAAAACATGGCCTAATACGTTACTATCAAcaacgtttatactagttttataaagtttttaaaaaatatattactgttgtaaattgatttaaataataaattattttggtcAAAAAAGCCATACATATGCATACAATTAAAAATTCAGATATTGTCTTCACGCTATTAGTTATTTCATGCATGCAGATATATTACATTTTCCTATGTTTTAAAAAGGGAAATGTTGTCATGTTttgagaataaaataaaataataaaatcttgcTCTATATAGCAGAAACGGACATTAAAGCCTATCATAATTAGGCTTCAAATTATTGGAAACTAGAAACATCAAATAATTATACCTAGAGTATCgctatttttgattttttctcaacttatatatttatggttacccccaaaaatatataaataagtgAAATGTTGGAATTCTGACCCCCAAATTCGCCTAAGGAAcaagtatattttatatgtttcttTGCAGATTACAACAGTTACGtgaagcaaataaaataataacacaatattttatcgCGGAAAACACCAACTAATAAGAGTAAAAACTACGACCTACACCTCTGTAGGATTTGACTCCACTTTATTAAACTCCAAGTCTCAACACAAAGATAACAAATCTATGTAACacaaggaattataaactctaattcctagataagaaattataaacactAATTCCTAGCTAGCCAAGACAAAATCCCCAGGTTTAAGTCTTCTACTGTCCATCAAGTTTCTCAAACTTGTTAGATGAATCCTACACACACTCAATTGTAACCAAAACTCTTTATTACAATCTTACAACGTTTTCTCGCAAATTTGCAACACTcaataaatctcaaaactctctcaaacctcttgatcgtgttttgatcttctctctatgtaagtgcaCAGCGAAACTATAGCCCTATTTATAGATTTGGAACTTCAGCAAGCTCTAGTTTGATTCAACTTGTCTTTGCCGCTACACAAACCTTGTTGAACTCAACTTGGACTCCTATTTTCCTTTTGCTGCTGCAAAGAAATTTTTCGTCTCTGTAGAACTCCTCCTACTTGAACTTGATAAACAACGTTTCCGAAGGTTTGTCCTTAATTAAACAACACAAAAGATTTCCTTAAAACTTTTGTAAACCAAACTAGACTCGAACTTGAAATCCCAGCAACTTGCGTTACCGTATGTCTTCCTATTTCATTCCCAGCAACTTCCAGTAACTTGTGGGAATTTTCTACCGCCTCAAAGCCTTGTAGAAATCAACTTGGATTCTTATTATTACTGCCGCCTCAAACTAATTCCTTAAAAAAGTAAATAGCTTTCCTTCTTTGTCTTGGCTCCGCCTCAAACTATTTCCTTAAACAAGTAAATAGTTTTCCTTCTTTGTCTTGGCTTTGAATAAACAATTCTGAAAGCTTATCCCACTCACTTTTGGATTCTGCTGGAACATACGACCTGTTCGACGCAACTTTGCCATATTTCAAAATAACGATATTTTAACATGTAATATCTAACATACACTTGAAGAGACCGGCCATTTGAATTCTCTCTTTATTTGATTGAAGAAATACAGAAATAGTGACAACTTCAAGAGAGATAAGCAAATTATTTAGGTTTTCTCTCTTTTCCTCAAACAACAAGTCAAGGTCAATTCTATATATGAGAAACACCACTAAATCATAGAAATACAAGACAACTTCAAGCCATGCAAGCATGAAAACTAGCTGGTACTATTGAACCAATAAAATAAGACAACTCAGGGAAAATAATCCAATTTAGTTTGTAGTAACATGCTTTCACAGACAGGTGCAGTAAATAGAAGTAGCTAGCCCACCAAACAAACAGAATTTGTTTAAATACTAGTAATACAAAGTATGATCAGCATCTAGAAATCAGAAGCTTCATTTTAGTGATTGTTGATGAGATTGCACACCTTGCCAAGCCTGAACAATTTCCTCAAGAGCTGGTCTGATAGTTTGCGTCAACATGTTTTGGTAATCAATCGCATCACCACTTGACCTACTCAGCTCAATGAAGTAACGGGATACAGAAATTTCAAAGATTTGCACGCCAATGCACAAGGTTTCATATCTGCTCTCATTTAATCCCTCCAACATAAGAAATCCaacttctttcttctttacttCAAGGTTTAGACTCTTGCCAACTTCCACAAGCTTGGATATGATGACTGGGACAGGTTTCACTGATGTGAATCGCAGCTCCTCCTTTTGATCATTGTTTATTAATAAACCAGACAAATTAAACCAGCAGATGATATCAAATGCACTAATGCTTGCAGGTTTTATCAACTCTAACTTGGTATTATCCTCCGAATTTGAACTGGAAACAGCATCACCATCTGCAATAACATTTTGGTTCACTACTTGTTTAGATCCCAATCCTTTCTTAAACCAGGAGCTTTCCTTTATTTTGGCTATTGAAATCCTTTTATGAGGGTTTGGGTCGAAGATCCTATAGAGAAGTTTACGCACTTCTAGAGGGAACCAATTAGGACATTTGTACTCCGCCTTGCATATCTTCCTATACAGATAAATAAGATTTGAGTCATAGAATGGAAGATAACCAGCCAACAAGACAAATAAAATCACTCCACAAGACCAGATGTCAGCTTTGGCACCCTCATATCCTTTTCTACGGATCACCTCAGGAGCAACATATGCTGGTGTACCACAGGTTGTGTAAAGTAACCCGTCTTGTCGCTTAGACTCAGCTAATGCACTCAAACCAAAGTCTGAGACCTTTAGGTTTCCATTCTCATCCAGTAGGAGATTTTCTGGTTTGAGATCACGGTGATAAACACCTCGGCTGTGGCAAAATTCAACTGCATTGATCAGTTGCTGAAACAACTTTCTAGCAGCGTCTTCCTTGAGTCTGCCCTTTGTCAGTTTATTGAAAAGCTCGCCACCTTTGGCCTGTTCGATCACAAAGTAAATCTTACTCTTAGTTGCCATGACCTCGTATAGCTGCACAACATGTGGATGTTTGACTATTGCCATAATGGATATCTCTCGTTTCGTCTGTTCAGTCAATTCAGCTTTCTGAACCTTCTCTTTATCAATTACTTTAATGGCTACAGTCTGTCCGCTTTCCAGATCCCTTCCATAATAAACCTTACCAAAGTTGCCTTGACCTAATAATCTCCCCAATTCATATTTTTGCATCACTACATTTCCATTTTTCACCATTTTCAACAAACAATCCTACTAATTTATACTATAAATAACGCTCCTGCTGATACGATAATTCTCTATTTACAGGCACACGAAACCTTGTTTCGGCGTTCAACCATCTGCAACAAGGGCGTGCTTCAGTAGAACAACATTCTTAATAACTGTTATTTCATTGTGCATCTGGCACGAGAACTTAGAGGCTTTTTAGAGATAAGAGCTGTTGTTTCACCCCATCTTCCATGTCACAGAGCTCTGAAATCACAAGATAAGAAAAGAGAGACTCAAAACTACAGCTTACTATTTATTAACTTAAACGCAAAAGTAAAACTAGAGATATATATATCACCACAAGCCTAGGGAGCGCAGAGTGTACACGGACCTTGGGAGAAAGACAAGAAAATGATTCCCAAATAACAAGTAATAGTAAAAGAGGAAATGAAAAgattttgttgaaattgttcaTTTGGAGATGTTCAAAAGAGGTAAATATATATCACCAATGCAGGTTAAACAGATAAATGTTACTTCCATTTATACAACTAAAATTAGATTCTGGAACACCATTCCATCATCAAATCGATTTAAGCCCCCTTCTTTACTAgaaaagggttttttttttcaatctaaaAATAGATATAACAACAGCTTCTCCGATCAAATCGATAATTAGCATTAACACAAAAAATGAAATCACAGAATAAACACTTCTTTTCTGTaccacaaaaagaaaaaaggcaaACATGAACAAGTATAAATTCCAGAATTCACACAacatttactaaaaaaaatcatgaaattctctaccataattaataaaaattcacaaACAAATCGAAATTAAACTTAAAATGGGTTTAAGAAAGAACCTGAATACAAGTAGAGAcaattcaaggagaaaaatgtATAATTCGGTGAAGCTACcctttatatatacatgaaaGCATTAAAGTTGTGACTAAATAATTTGTAGCGTTCAGATTTTGTTTCcttcataaaaaaaagtgaGTAATTGTCTGTAAGTGAAAAAAAGTTGGTAAGCTGACAAAATATAACAATGTATCTAGATACGTCTTGGACAATTGCACAGAACAAGCAGaattttgtgaattatttgaaaagaattattaaaaacactcttaaaatattgaatgaattattagtttcattttttaactattgataaatttaaaaacactatttactttaattaattgaacTTAGATACAGCCAGATGTAAGTTTTTAGAAAGCTTTAAAAACCTTCAGTCAAGtttttttgaatgttaaaaatgcttatttttaaacaatgtgaggtttttagttgtttttttttttataaaaaaaatgagtattTCCAAAGAGTAATATAAACTATTTTTCCAAAAGTTTGAATTTTCTTTCGGAAGCATTTTCGAAacaatttctaataaaaattaaaattaattaattttaaactaaatataTTGGTTACTGTTATAAATCTATTGTGTTatgtggatgatccattagagttatccaacaattaattggattcatgtattagtgtttccaatgtgataagattccaaggtgatatgaaccttgatgataactatgtataatttcaaggtgacctttgactatgatatctcaacactataaatagagatatcattcaccattgtatatacttgaataatgaagaaaatttttcgtcttctatctacttctcttgtcttcttatctttatgattatattcttatgagcttgattttataacacgttatcagcacgagtctctatctaattgagagtgagttcttgtttttctttagctcatattttggttgaactcgttatgaagatcaaagtattatatgcataaaatcaggtatgtattttctaaaatattttatgatttagaataaaatagtattctgtcactaacaattatcaggaaccgaagacatatactactattggttgaatatgacatgctatacaaaacttcttaaatggaagaaggtataaaattttaatagcatgagtttggatattattttgattgttttgaaagactcaaagaataaatcatgttgtacttcgatttattataccgttggttaagggtaagacgatggattcaagtttcatcgcatcaaaagggtaagacatcaggttaaagtccggatgcaccataatgaaataaaaatatttgaggataagacgatagattcaagttctatcgcaccaaaagggtaagataTCAATTAGATTTTTGATGCACCGTGAgtgggttcaagtcccatagaattatggcgcaacacgccttatatgggtaagacattgagtttgagccaatgcaccatagcgatgataaaatgatgactaagaaaaataatatatttttgatgaaatgtattgaaattcatcatattgaatttactctattccttgaaaagaatgtggtagcaacatgtgataactctgaaatccgcctgttgacttgctccattcaatcatatgaatgtggtagcagtgaatgattagtctgaaagatgacaaataattaatgatatgaataagagCGTGGAGGGACAGAATTATAATactcatcattgtggtaatgataaaaggaagaacactatgagttcttcaaatagtccttcaaaatatgaaggcaatttttattatcaaaatggtatgaaagatcattagacttgtgaatgttgtcaaccaataatttgacaagtttataaatcctctatcatgatacaagaagataaagtgatggtacacttgatctttcaaagtgatgttgaggtgtgtcatggaaatatgatgaattttaaagccatgacaatgtgcttataatgcaaatttatgaagtac
Proteins encoded in this window:
- the LOC107022687 gene encoding CBL-interacting protein kinase 18-like gives rise to the protein MVKNGNVVMQKYELGRLLGQGNFGKVYYGRDLESGQTVAIKVIDKEKVQKAELTEQTKREISIMAIVKHPHVVQLYEVMATKSKIYFVIEQAKGGELFNKLTKGRLKEDAARKLFQQLINAVEFCHSRGVYHRDLKPENLLLDENGNLKVSDFGLSALAESKRQDGLLYTTCGTPAYVAPEVIRRKGYEGAKADIWSCGVILFVLLAGYLPFYDSNLIYLYRKICKAEYKCPNWFPLEVRKLLYRIFDPNPHKRISIAKIKESSWFKKGLGSKQVVNQNVIADGDAVSSSNSEDNTKLELIKPASISAFDIICWFNLSGLLINNDQKEELRFTSVKPVPVIISKLVEVGKSLNLEVKKKEVGFLMLEGLNESRYETLCIGVQIFEISVSRYFIELSRSSGDAIDYQNMLTQTIRPALEEIVQAWQGVQSHQQSLK